One region of Peribacillus simplex genomic DNA includes:
- a CDS encoding amino acid permease, producing the protein MKTADNQPNELKRSMKARHLFMISIGGCIGTGFFLGSGYTIHEAGAIGAILSYIVGGFIMYLTMLCLGELSVAMPVSGSFQTYATKFIGPGTGFAIGWLYWLGWAVTVALEFLAAGQLMQRWFPGSPVWMWCAIFAFLIFLLNALSAKAFGESEFVFSSIKVLAIILFIIVGGAAMFGIIDMKGGQEAPFFSNFFSEGLFPNGISALLITMITVNFSFQGTELIGIAAGESENPEKVIPKSIKQTVWRTLFFFVLSVSVLSAMIPREKAGIVESPFVVVLDSIGVPYAADIMNFIILTALLSVANSGLYAATRMLYSLSREGMASPKLGMVNKRGIPLNALLITLAVAGLSLLSSVVAAKTVFVFLLSLAGLGAQIGWIAIAACLLAFRRSYIRQGGKVENLKFKVPLYPVIPILALIANCIVMISLAFVPEQRMALYCGGTFFIGCYAVYHFKVKQNKKAETPKQEVQLNAGKKMVI; encoded by the coding sequence ATGAAAACAGCAGATAATCAACCAAATGAATTAAAACGGAGCATGAAAGCTAGACATTTATTTATGATTTCAATAGGGGGATGTATTGGTACCGGCTTTTTCCTTGGTTCAGGCTATACCATTCATGAAGCAGGGGCCATCGGTGCTATCCTCTCTTACATAGTTGGCGGCTTCATCATGTATTTAACGATGCTTTGTCTAGGTGAACTCTCGGTTGCCATGCCTGTTTCTGGATCATTTCAGACATATGCGACTAAGTTCATCGGTCCTGGAACCGGGTTTGCCATCGGATGGCTTTACTGGTTAGGTTGGGCCGTTACAGTTGCTTTAGAGTTTTTGGCAGCAGGACAGCTTATGCAAAGATGGTTTCCTGGATCACCCGTTTGGATGTGGTGTGCAATCTTTGCTTTTCTCATATTTTTACTAAACGCCTTATCAGCAAAGGCATTTGGAGAATCGGAATTTGTTTTTTCCAGCATAAAAGTATTAGCCATCATTCTGTTCATCATCGTTGGCGGTGCTGCTATGTTTGGCATCATTGATATGAAAGGTGGACAAGAAGCTCCATTTTTCTCCAACTTTTTCAGTGAAGGCCTCTTCCCCAATGGGATATCGGCCCTGCTTATCACAATGATTACAGTGAACTTTTCCTTCCAGGGCACAGAGCTAATCGGAATTGCCGCGGGAGAAAGTGAAAATCCAGAAAAGGTCATACCTAAATCGATCAAACAAACAGTTTGGCGTACCCTTTTCTTCTTTGTTCTTTCTGTTTCTGTACTCTCAGCGATGATTCCCAGGGAAAAAGCCGGAATCGTTGAAAGTCCATTCGTTGTTGTTCTAGATAGTATCGGAGTTCCGTATGCCGCTGATATCATGAACTTCATCATTCTTACAGCACTATTGTCAGTTGCGAACTCCGGCCTATACGCTGCGACTCGTATGCTCTACTCGCTCTCCAGGGAAGGAATGGCAAGTCCGAAGCTCGGTATGGTAAATAAGCGAGGGATTCCGCTTAATGCCTTACTTATCACTCTGGCAGTTGCCGGTTTGTCTTTACTTTCAAGTGTAGTTGCAGCAAAAACAGTATTTGTCTTTCTCCTCTCCCTTGCAGGATTAGGAGCACAAATTGGGTGGATCGCCATAGCGGCTTGCCTTCTTGCTTTTAGAAGATCATATATCCGCCAAGGCGGAAAGGTAGAAAATCTGAAATTCAAAGTACCGCTATACCCAGTCATCCCCATTCTTGCCTTGATAGCAAACTGCATCGTCATGATCAGTCTTGCGTTTGTTCCCGAGCAGCGAATGGCCCTTTATTGCGGGGGAACATTCTTCATTGGTTGTTATGCGGTTTATCACTTTAAGGTAAAGCAAAACAAGAAAGCAGAAACTCCTAAGCAGGAAGTTCAATTAAATGCCGGTAAAAAGATGGTCATTTA
- the rocF gene encoding arginase codes for MKKEISIIGVPMDLGQTRRGVDMGPSAIRYAGLSERLENIGYTVRDEGDIIVEIKERAQSDSDTNLKNLQDVAEGNEKLSQKVDEVIQSNRFPLVLGGDHSIAIGTLSGLAKHSENLGVIWYDAHGDLNTAETSPSGNIHGMSLAVSLGLGHPVLTNIGGYSPKVKPENIVIIGARSLDQGEKELIREKGIKVYTMHEIDRMGMTKVMEESIAYLKERTDLVHLSLDLDGLDPDDAPGVGTPVMGGISYRESHLAMEMLAEANIITSAEFVEINPILDEHNKTAEVAVALMGSLLGEKLLYGAEDHLITSGLLVDVK; via the coding sequence ATGAAGAAAGAAATTTCAATAATTGGTGTTCCAATGGATCTTGGTCAAACTAGAAGAGGAGTGGATATGGGACCTAGTGCCATTAGATATGCAGGATTGAGTGAAAGACTTGAAAACATTGGCTATACTGTCCGTGATGAAGGTGATATTATAGTAGAGATAAAAGAAAGAGCACAAAGTGATAGCGACACAAATTTAAAGAATCTACAGGATGTTGCTGAAGGTAATGAAAAATTAAGTCAAAAAGTGGATGAAGTCATCCAATCAAATAGGTTTCCTTTAGTATTGGGGGGAGATCACAGTATAGCTATCGGCACATTATCCGGTTTAGCGAAGCATTCTGAAAATTTAGGGGTAATTTGGTATGATGCGCATGGCGATTTAAACACAGCCGAAACTTCCCCATCAGGAAATATCCATGGTATGTCCCTTGCAGTAAGTTTAGGCCTTGGTCACCCTGTACTGACTAACATTGGCGGCTATTCCCCAAAAGTCAAACCAGAGAATATTGTCATTATTGGTGCCCGTTCTTTAGATCAAGGTGAGAAAGAACTAATCAGGGAAAAAGGTATTAAAGTCTATACTATGCATGAGATTGATAGAATGGGTATGACAAAAGTGATGGAAGAATCGATTGCCTATCTGAAAGAACGTACGGATCTTGTACATTTATCCCTTGACCTTGATGGTCTTGATCCAGATGATGCACCAGGGGTCGGAACGCCTGTAATGGGAGGCATTAGTTACCGTGAGAGCCATCTTGCCATGGAAATGCTAGCTGAAGCTAATATCATTACATCTGCAGAGTTTGTAGAGATAAATCCAATATTGGACGAGCATAATAAAACGGCTGAAGTTGCTGTCGCATTAATGGGCTCATTGCTTGGAGAAAAACTGCTTTATGGAGCGGAAGACCACCTTATCACTTCAGGTTTACTGGTAGATGTAAAATAG